The window CGGTTGAGCGGCCGCGGCTCCTGGCGAGCCGCGGGTCACCGGAAGACTTACGCTGCGGCGCTCTTCGCTGCCGCGCTCTTCACCGCAGCGCGCTTCGCGCGGCCAGCCGTTTTCGCGGCGCGAGCCGGCTTGGCTGCCTTGACCGACTTCGCTGCGGTCTTTTTGGCCGCGACGGCTTTCTTCGCCGGAGCCTTGCGCGCAACCGTCCGTTTAGCGCCACCGGCCTTTTTGGCTGCAGCCGTCTTTTTAGCGGCAGCCGGCTTCGCGGCTGCGGCGCCCGCATTCGACTTGTCGATCAGGAAGACCGAGCGGTCTTTTGCATCCTTGATCCATGCCGGCGGGCGAGCGTGGCCGCTCCATGTCGCGCCCGTTTCGGGGTTCCGGAACTTCGGCGGCAGCTTGCCCGCAGCCTTGAGGCCCTTGGCCTTTGCCGCCGCGCCCGCGTAGCCGGCCGCGCCCTTCGGCTTGGGACCGCGCTTCTTCGGCATATGCGCGTCGAGGTCGGCGATGGTCAGGCCGTGCTTGTTCATCAGCGCGCGGATTTCCCCGATCACGGCAGTCGCCCGCTTGGCGATCAAGCTTTCCGCTTGCGCCTGCAATTTTTCGATACGGCTTTGGATTTGCTTGAGCGTAGCCATCTTTTCTCCTTAAGAATGAATTGCGTGACTATGCCACGGGATCCTTGGATTGACTAACGCTAAGTGGTCTTGCTAAGCAAAGGATAATAAAAAAGCGCCCAAAAGGGCGCTAAAAAACAACACATTTCGCTTAAGGACGCTTGCTGCAGCGCAGCCGGAATGCGTGTTAGAAATTGAAATTATCGATGTTGCTCGTGTCGAACGTGGTCGGCGGCCCAAGAATGATTTCGCCATCCTTGCCGATCGTCCGCTTGCCGAGCTTGCCGGCGTCGAACGATTCGCCCTCCTTGCCGGTGATCGTGCCCGATGCCAAGTTAGCCGCGGCATAAGCGGCCAGATAGCCCAATTGACCCGGGTCCCACAATTGAAACGCCTTGACCGTGCCGTTCTTGATGAACGCGCGCATCTGGTTCGGTGTGCCAAGACCCGTCAGCATGACCTGGCCTTTCTTGGGCGAAGTCGACAAATAACGCGCCGCCGCAGCAATGCCCACCGAAGTCGGCGCCACGATGCCCTTCAAATTCGGATAAGCCTGAAGCAGACCTTGCGTTTCGACGAACGATTTCTGGTCGTCATCGTTGCCGTAAGCGATCTTAACGAGCTTCATCTTCGCGTATTCCGGTTTCTTCAATTCCTCCTGCATCCACTTAATCCAGGTATTCTGATTCGTCGCATTCGGCGTCGCCGAAAGAATCGCGAATTCGCCCTCGCCGCCGATCAATTTGGACAGCAATTGAATCTGCCCGCGGCCGATCGATTCGGCATTCGCCTGATTCACGAACAACTGCCGCCCGGCCGGCGCCGTATCGGAATCGAAGGTCACGACCTTGACGCCTTGCGCCATCGCGCGCTTCAGATAAGGAACGAGCGCGTTCGCGTCGTTGGCGGCGATGACGATCGCGTTTTGCCGCTGCGTGATGAGCGTGTTGATGTACGAAACCTGCGACGATGCGCCCGCATCCGACGGCCCGACCACCTTGCCGTCGCCGCCGAACTCCTTGATCGCGTCCATGCCGCCGTTATCCGCGGTGACTTCGTATGGGTTATTGATCTGCTTCGGCACGAAGGCGATTTTCAGGCCGGGCTTGAGGTCGGCCGCGCTGGCCG is drawn from Trinickia violacea and contains these coding sequences:
- a CDS encoding H-NS histone family protein, which gives rise to MATLKQIQSRIEKLQAQAESLIAKRATAVIGEIRALMNKHGLTIADLDAHMPKKRGPKPKGAAGYAGAAAKAKGLKAAGKLPPKFRNPETGATWSGHARPPAWIKDAKDRSVFLIDKSNAGAAAAKPAAAKKTAAAKKAGGAKRTVARKAPAKKAVAAKKTAAKSVKAAKPARAAKTAGRAKRAAVKSAAAKSAAA
- the rhaS gene encoding rhamnose ABC transporter substrate-binding protein, translated to MPLVCAALVAVTSVASAAASAADLKPGLKIAFVPKQINNPYEVTADNGGMDAIKEFGGDGKVVGPSDAGASSQVSYINTLITQRQNAIVIAANDANALVPYLKRAMAQGVKVVTFDSDTAPAGRQLFVNQANAESIGRGQIQLLSKLIGGEGEFAILSATPNATNQNTWIKWMQEELKKPEYAKMKLVKIAYGNDDDQKSFVETQGLLQAYPNLKGIVAPTSVGIAAAARYLSTSPKKGQVMLTGLGTPNQMRAFIKNGTVKAFQLWDPGQLGYLAAYAAANLASGTITGKEGESFDAGKLGKRTIGKDGEIILGPPTTFDTSNIDNFNF